The Polyodon spathula isolate WHYD16114869_AA chromosome 23, ASM1765450v1, whole genome shotgun sequence genome has a window encoding:
- the LOC121297692 gene encoding solute carrier family 17 member 9-like: MAILQKYVKNSSSELVKSTAESTVFTEAAPLQKEEADDPYWSRSETQLWTVVLLLGTCLLYCARVAAPICAVSMASEFQWDKKESGIVLGSFFWGYCFTQVLGGYVSDRVGGEKVIVMATVGWGSLLTLTPMIAHFSAVPLVSVTLSRFLMGLLQGVHFPSLASLFSQKVPQHERAFISSTVGTGSQIGTLLIGGAGSMLMDWYSWEFVFYFSGLLAVSWAYCIWKQLLKGPILSLETVGVGLVKSRNARIPWKRLFSKSPVWAVIFAHLCTSSTFYTLLSWLPTFFKDSFPDAKGWVFNMVPWLVAIPSSILGGYLSDHLISLGFETAAVRKLMQFFAMGASSVFTLLLCGTRTFPLAVAFVSATMGFQTFTHSGVSVNVQDLAPSCAGSLYGVMNTGGALSGVFFVYFSGYVIDTTGSWASVFALMSLVNVVGLVVFLVFAEAERVDIDDSKPKCESIQI, translated from the exons ATGGCCATTTTGCAAAAATATGTCAAAAACTCGAGTTCAGAGTTGGTTAAATCTACCGCGGAATCAACCGTCTTCACTGAAGCTGCACCTTTACAGAAGGAAGAGGCAGATGACCCTTATTGGTCCAG GTCAGAAACCCAGCTATGGACTGTGGTGCTGCTTCTGGGGACGTGCCTGCTGTACTGTGCCAGGGTGGCTGCACCCATCTGTGCTGTTTCCATGGCCAGTGAATTCCAGTGGGACAAGAAGGAGTCTGGCATCGTGCTGGGCAGCTTCTTCTGGGGCTACTGCTTCACACAGGTCCTCGGGGGATATGTCAGCGACAG gGTGGGTGGAGAGAAGGTCATTGTGATGGCCACTGTTGGATGGGGGTCTTTGCTGACCTTAACCCCCATGATCGCTCACTTCAGTGCTGTGCCCCTTGTGTCTGTGACGCTCTCCAGGTTCCTTATGGGGCTGCTGCAAG gTGTTCATTTCCCCTCCCTGGCCAGTCTTTTCTCTCAGAAGGTGCCACAGCATGAGAGAGCCTTCATATCGAGCACAGTGGGAACCGGCTCCCAGATTGG GACTCTGCTGATTGGGGGGGCTGGCTCCATGCTAATGGATTGGTACAGCTGGGAGTTTGTCTTCTACTTCTCAGGGCTGTTAGCAGTAAGCTGGGCCTACTGCATTTGGAAACAGCTCCTGAAAG GTCCTATCCTCTCATTGGAAACTGTGGGAGTCGGTCTGGTGAAGTCCAGGAATGCCAGAATTCCCTGGAAAAGACTGTTTAGTAAATCACCAGTGTG GGCTGTGATTTTTGCTCATCTGTGTACCTCAAGCACGTTTTATACCCTGTTGTCGTGGTTACCGACTTTCTTCAAGGACAGCTTTCCCGATGCCAAG GGGTGGGTGTTTAACATGGTCCCATGGCTGGTTGCAATTCCATCTTCTATTCTAGGGGGCTACTTGTCGGATCATCTTATTAGTCTAG GATTTGAAACGGCTGCAGTAAGGAAGCTCATGCAA TTCTTTGCTATGGGAGCATCCAGTGTGTTCACCCTGCTGCTGTGTGGCACCAGAACCTTTCCCTTGGCAGTAGCTTTCGTATCGGCTACCATGGGCTTCCAGACGTTTACCCACAG TGGAGTTTCTGTAAATGTTCAGGATTTGGCGCCCTCTTGTGCTGGATCCTTGTATG GTGTAATGAATACAGGGGGAGCATTATCAg GCGTGTTCTTTGTGTATTTCTCTGGATATGTTATCGACACCACGGGGTCGTGGGCCTCTGTGTTTGCCCTCATGTCTCTGGTCAACGTGGTCGGCCTGGTTGTCTTCCTGGTGTTCGCTGAGGCCGAGAGAGTGGACATTGACGACAGCAAACCCAAATGCGAGAGCATACAAATCTGA
- the LOC121297683 gene encoding glucose-induced degradation protein 8 homolog, whose translation MSYAEKPEDITKDEWMEKLNNVHIQRADMNRLIMNYLVTEGFKEAAEKFRMESGIEPSVDLDSLDERIKIREMILKGQIQEGISLINSLHPELLDTNRYLYFHLQQQHLIELIRQRETEAALEFAQTQLAEQGEESRECLTEMERTLALLAFDNPEDSPFGDLLNMVQRQKVWSEVNQAVLDYENRESTPKLAKLLKLLLWAQNELDQKKVKYPKMTDLSKGTIEEPK comes from the exons ATGAGTTATGCTGAAAAGCCTGAGGATATAACTAAAGATGAGTGGATGGAAAAACTCAATAATGTACACATTCAGAGAGCAGACATGAATCGACTCATCATGAACTACTTAGTAACAG AAGGATTCAAGGAGGCAGCAGAGAAGTTCAGAATGGAATCTGGAATCGAGCCTAGCGTAGACCTGGATTCCTTAGATGAGCGAATAAAAATCAGAGAAATGATCTTGAAAGGACAAATTCAAGAGGGAATTTCATTGATCAACAGTCTACATCCAGAGCTGTTGGACACAAATCGCTATCTGTACTTTCATCTGCAG CAACAGCACCTGATTGAGCTGATTCGCCAGCGGGAGACGGAAGCGGCGCTGGAGTTCGCTCAGACACAGCTGGCAGAGCAGGGGGAGGAGAGTCGTGAGTGTCTCACTGAGATGGAGCGCACACTTGCTCTGCTTGCCTTCGACAACCCAGAGGACTCGCCATTTGGGGACCTGCTCAATATGGTGCAACGACAGAAG gtATGGAGTGAAGTCAACCAGGCTGTTTTAGATTATGAAAACAGAGAGTCTACACCTAAACTAGCAAAACTGCTGAAACTGTTACTGTGGGCTCAAAACGAATTGGACCAGAAGAAAGTCAAATACCCTAAAATGACAGATCTCAGCAAGGGCACAATTGAGGAACCCAAGTAA